A single region of the Fimbriimonadaceae bacterium genome encodes:
- a CDS encoding NAD(P)H-dependent oxidoreductase subunit E — protein MSELIQLGSQNERPRPPRPEEVEMRFSDKAIHELEALKTHYPDWKSCILPALWIAQREYEGMLTGPALAEVAIRLKRSYAEIEGVATFYSMYNTQHNPGKHKIEVCTCLTCAVCGGYRIIDLLKKKLGVEAGEVTSDGMFMIEEVECLNACDRAPLIQVGDQYYGPVDETSLDQLLSDLRASKESTVVKMADEIVQVHIMETEKA, from the coding sequence ATGAGCGAACTCATCCAACTCGGCAGTCAAAACGAACGTCCACGTCCGCCCAGACCTGAAGAGGTCGAAATGCGGTTTTCTGACAAAGCGATCCACGAGTTGGAGGCGCTCAAAACCCACTACCCGGACTGGAAATCGTGCATCCTCCCCGCTTTATGGATCGCCCAGCGCGAATATGAAGGGATGCTCACCGGCCCTGCATTAGCTGAAGTTGCCATACGGCTTAAGCGCAGCTACGCCGAGATCGAAGGTGTTGCCACGTTCTATTCGATGTACAACACGCAGCACAACCCCGGCAAACACAAGATTGAAGTTTGCACATGTTTGACCTGTGCGGTGTGCGGCGGCTACCGGATCATAGATCTGCTCAAGAAAAAGCTTGGCGTGGAGGCTGGCGAAGTCACGTCCGATGGCATGTTCATGATCGAAGAGGTGGAGTGCCTGAACGCATGCGATCGAGCTCCGTTGATTCAGGTCGGCGATCAGTATTACGGCCCTGTGGATGAGACTTCGCTGGACCAGCTCTTGAGCGATTTGAGAGCAAGCAAGGAATCAACCGTCGTGAAGATGGCGGATGAGATTGTTCAGGTTCACATCATGGAGACAGAGAAGGCTTAA
- the nuoF gene encoding NADH-quinone oxidoreductase subunit NuoF, with the protein MGEYKLLFEHAHDPAFATLAGYQAKGGYEGLKKAIKMDRQAVIDEVKASGLRGRGGAGFPTWIKWNGIPKEKTKKHYILCNADEGEPGTFKDKQLMEQTPFELIEGMTIAGWAAQGDVGYIYIRGEFIDAARAMRKAIDEAYKAGLLGKNILGSGWEFDLHIHLGAGSYECGEESALMSSLMGERGMPRLKFPHAPLPTIAGLWDSPTVINNVETYCCAPYIIKNGGEWYASIGASTKNSRGTKLFSVSGHVNKPGNYEIEFGTTLKELLELSGGMKGGALKACVPGGSSVPIIDADATNKAIIGYEEMGEYKTMVGSGGCMFLNEHTCIVNFIWRTALFYANESCGKCTPCREGTRWLLQIMDRIRRGLGQPGDIELLEEVCAQIDGRSFCGLGDAAAWPVQAAIRVFRNEFEYFIEHKRSIVEGAEALAMAP; encoded by the coding sequence ATGGGTGAATACAAACTCCTTTTTGAACACGCACACGATCCAGCTTTTGCGACCCTCGCTGGCTATCAAGCCAAGGGCGGCTATGAGGGTCTGAAGAAGGCGATCAAGATGGACCGTCAGGCCGTTATCGACGAGGTGAAGGCTTCGGGTCTTCGCGGTCGTGGAGGAGCTGGCTTCCCTACCTGGATCAAATGGAACGGCATCCCCAAGGAAAAGACCAAAAAGCACTATATCCTTTGCAATGCCGACGAAGGCGAGCCTGGCACTTTTAAAGACAAGCAGTTGATGGAGCAAACTCCTTTTGAGCTGATCGAGGGCATGACCATCGCAGGTTGGGCGGCGCAGGGGGATGTAGGCTACATCTATATTCGCGGCGAATTTATCGATGCAGCTCGGGCCATGCGCAAGGCCATTGACGAGGCCTACAAGGCCGGACTGCTTGGGAAGAACATACTCGGCTCAGGCTGGGAATTCGATCTGCACATCCACCTCGGCGCAGGTTCGTATGAGTGTGGCGAGGAGTCTGCGCTGATGAGCTCACTCATGGGCGAGCGCGGTATGCCTCGGCTGAAATTTCCCCACGCCCCGCTCCCGACCATTGCCGGATTGTGGGATTCTCCGACCGTCATCAACAACGTCGAAACCTACTGCTGCGCTCCGTACATTATCAAGAACGGTGGAGAATGGTATGCGAGCATCGGTGCTTCCACCAAGAATTCGCGTGGAACAAAGCTCTTCTCAGTTTCCGGGCACGTGAACAAGCCAGGCAACTACGAGATCGAGTTTGGAACAACGCTTAAGGAGTTGCTTGAGCTTTCTGGGGGGATGAAGGGCGGCGCTCTCAAGGCCTGTGTGCCTGGTGGAAGCTCGGTGCCCATTATCGACGCTGACGCGACGAACAAAGCGATCATCGGCTACGAAGAGATGGGCGAGTACAAGACGATGGTCGGTTCGGGGGGATGCATGTTCCTGAACGAGCACACCTGTATCGTCAACTTCATCTGGCGGACAGCTCTTTTCTATGCCAACGAAAGCTGCGGCAAGTGCACACCCTGTCGAGAAGGAACCCGCTGGCTGTTGCAGATCATGGATCGCATTCGGCGAGGTCTTGGGCAGCCCGGAGACATTGAGCTTCTCGAAGAGGTTTGCGCACAGATCGACGGTCGTTCATTCTGTGGTTTGGGGGACGCGGCCGCATGGCCTGTACAGGCAGCGATCCGTGTTTTCCGGAACGAATTCGAGTACTTCATCGAGCACAAGCGCAGCATCGTCGAAGGTGCTGAGGCTCTTGCGATGGCTCCGTAG
- the rplJ gene encoding 50S ribosomal protein L10 — MPTAEKEQAVAAAKEWYSKSVGVVFTDFRGLKVKEMQQLRSQLQAKGGEIHVIKNTLFRLASGGDYENMPAELHNGPTAVAFLYENEAECAKVLVDYATSSKKLAVKGGYFAGKAFTTQEVESLSKLPPRDVLIAQLIGVIAAPLSNLVGVVEALYADPIRVIGAVADKVAEGSPVPEAKVEAPAVEEAPAAEEPAPEPVAEAAPTEEAAEAASEPAAEEASTTDSDSSSEAETAPAPAETAEAEGETEA, encoded by the coding sequence ATGCCCACCGCAGAAAAAGAACAAGCCGTCGCGGCAGCGAAAGAGTGGTATTCAAAGTCTGTTGGCGTGGTCTTTACCGACTTCCGAGGCCTGAAGGTTAAGGAGATGCAGCAGCTGCGAAGTCAGCTGCAGGCAAAGGGCGGCGAGATCCACGTTATCAAGAACACCCTCTTCAGGCTCGCGTCTGGTGGAGACTACGAGAACATGCCCGCTGAGCTGCACAACGGCCCAACGGCAGTAGCATTCCTTTATGAAAATGAAGCCGAATGCGCCAAGGTTCTTGTGGACTACGCCACATCGAGCAAGAAGCTCGCGGTTAAGGGCGGTTACTTTGCAGGCAAGGCCTTTACGACTCAGGAAGTCGAGAGTCTTTCCAAGCTCCCACCGAGGGATGTCCTCATTGCTCAGTTGATCGGCGTTATCGCCGCTCCGCTGTCGAATCTCGTTGGCGTTGTCGAAGCGCTCTATGCCGATCCCATTCGGGTTATCGGTGCAGTCGCCGACAAGGTTGCCGAAGGTTCGCCAGTGCCTGAAGCAAAGGTTGAGGCCCCCGCAGTTGAGGAAGCCCCTGCTGCAGAAGAACCCGCACCCGAACCAGTAGCCGAGGCTGCTCCCACTGAGGAAGCCGCCGAAGCTGCATCCGAGCCTGCTGCTGAAGAAGCAAGCACAACCGATTCCGATTCGTCGTCCGAGGCGGAAACCGCCCCTGCCCCAGCCGAAACCGCCGAAGCGGAAGGCGAAACCGAAGCTTAA
- the rplL gene encoding 50S ribosomal protein L7/L12: MASNVETIVEQISGMTALELSELKKALEEKFGVTAAAPMMGMPMMMGGGGDAAPAAEEKTEFDVVLTAAGDAKLNVIKVVREITGLGLKEAKDLVDGAPQPVKQGVGKDEADKIKAQIEEAGGKVELK; the protein is encoded by the coding sequence ATGGCCAGCAACGTTGAGACCATCGTTGAACAGATTAGTGGAATGACAGCCCTCGAGCTCAGCGAGCTCAAGAAGGCTCTCGAAGAGAAGTTTGGCGTCACCGCCGCTGCCCCGATGATGGGCATGCCGATGATGATGGGCGGAGGCGGCGATGCCGCTCCTGCAGCCGAAGAGAAGACCGAATTTGATGTCGTGCTGACAGCCGCTGGCGATGCCAAGCTGAACGTCATCAAGGTCGTCCGCGAGATCACCGGACTTGGACTGAAAGAAGCCAAGGACCTGGTCGATGGCGCGCCCCAGCCCGTCAAGCAAGGCGTTGGCAAGGACGAAGCCGACAAGATCAAGGCTCAGATCGAAGAAGCCGGTGGAAAGGTCGAACTCAAGTAG
- a CDS encoding RNHCP domain-containing protein, with translation MNWSPQDDSERQKQKKIRKKAAKLRTRERREGGPITPSRVWERRVNEAGGKADALLGFSCRKCGMLVPWDGGGTEHRNHCPSCLHSVHLDIEPGDRAADCGAVMEPISVWVRRKGEWAIVHRCLDCGALSSNRIAADDNEVLLVSLAMRPIAMPPFPLDRQGQRSDEEA, from the coding sequence TTGAATTGGAGTCCCCAAGACGATTCTGAACGCCAAAAACAGAAAAAGATTCGTAAGAAAGCCGCAAAGCTGCGCACGCGTGAGCGTCGCGAAGGCGGACCGATAACACCCTCAAGAGTTTGGGAAAGGCGAGTAAATGAGGCAGGAGGCAAGGCCGATGCCTTGCTTGGCTTCTCTTGCCGTAAGTGTGGGATGTTAGTACCATGGGATGGCGGCGGTACCGAGCATCGCAACCATTGCCCAAGCTGCCTGCACTCGGTCCATCTCGACATTGAGCCGGGTGACCGCGCCGCTGATTGTGGAGCGGTCATGGAGCCGATTTCGGTATGGGTTCGGCGTAAGGGAGAGTGGGCGATCGTTCATCGCTGTCTCGACTGCGGCGCATTATCGTCAAATCGGATCGCTGCCGACGACAACGAAGTGCTGCTCGTCTCGCTCGCGATGCGCCCGATCGCTATGCCCCCGTTCCCATTGGACCGCCAAGGTCAGAGGTCTGATGAGGAGGCATAA
- a CDS encoding site-specific DNA-methyltransferase, translated as MPDHLLIQGDSRSMHDLSDASVHLIVTSPPYWQLKDYGPDNQIGFHSDFHSYIDDLNQVWSECFRVLHEGCRMCVNIGDQFARSVYYGRYKIISIQSEIIHFCEMLGFDYMGTIIWQKVTTVNTTGGAVVMGSFPYPRNGIVKMDYEYILLFKKPGTAPRPTKAQKEASVLTTEEWNKYFYGHWNFPGVRHAKHIAPFPVELPRRLIKMFSFVGDTVLDPFVGSGTTSVAAAELERGSVGYELNPEFVEQCRERLADMQSIEIRIQEPLIEKPDRLVPENEASIKISKKRQKNLDKTNDPRQNTYGSVITSKTRK; from the coding sequence ATGCCCGACCATCTCTTGATTCAAGGCGACTCTCGTTCCATGCATGACTTGTCGGATGCATCGGTGCATCTGATCGTCACTTCCCCGCCGTACTGGCAGCTGAAGGACTACGGCCCGGACAATCAGATTGGATTCCACTCCGATTTTCACAGCTATATTGACGACTTGAATCAAGTCTGGTCGGAGTGCTTTCGCGTTCTACATGAAGGGTGTCGGATGTGCGTAAACATCGGCGACCAATTTGCACGATCTGTCTATTATGGACGGTATAAAATTATCTCTATCCAGAGCGAGATCATCCATTTTTGCGAGATGTTGGGCTTCGACTATATGGGCACAATCATCTGGCAAAAAGTTACTACTGTGAACACGACCGGTGGCGCGGTCGTGATGGGTTCATTCCCCTATCCTCGAAACGGAATCGTGAAGATGGACTACGAGTACATCTTGCTTTTTAAGAAACCCGGGACAGCGCCAAGGCCGACGAAGGCGCAAAAGGAAGCTTCCGTACTCACCACGGAAGAGTGGAACAAGTACTTTTACGGCCACTGGAACTTCCCCGGAGTGCGTCATGCAAAGCACATTGCACCCTTCCCCGTTGAGCTGCCGAGGCGACTGATTAAGATGTTTTCTTTCGTTGGGGATACGGTGCTTGATCCGTTCGTGGGGAGTGGCACGACTTCGGTGGCGGCGGCTGAACTGGAGCGCGGGTCGGTTGGGTATGAGTTGAATCCTGAGTTTGTGGAGCAATGTCGGGAGCGCCTCGCCGACATGCAGAGCATAGAAATCCGGATTCAAGAGCCCCTAATTGAAAAGCCTGATCGACTTGTCCCCGAGAATGAAGCAAGCATAAAAATATCTAAGAAAAGGCAGAAAAATTTAGACAAAACGAACGACCCTCGTCAAAACACTTACGGCTCTGTCATCACTTCCAAGACTCGAAAATAG
- a CDS encoding MFS transporter, with amino-acid sequence MSRREWPLLFAIFLDLVGFGMAFPDIQLRAEQFGQEQGVREPILGMMIGLVLASYFGAQILASPRWGVLSDRIGRKPVLIICTAFSALSMLVYAFAGSIWIILLSRVFAGLAAANVVVGQAYIADVTPEKGRAAAMGRVGAAISAGLIVGPAVGGFLAHLGGNYLMGLVAASASTLSLLWIWLGVPGHKPTEERRPGKNPVIDLRLLKEFPSLKGFIGVIAVSWFALACLEGTFGRLIKSKLGYGQQEFGIIFSYEALLGVVVSGLLLGWITRRFPNERGLLRWGFLVQGLGLGLMPFAKEIAGDWSSLPIPGPFMYLLLTSTVYGLGIAITGPMINSICSHLTPDNRQGELFGLMQATRSIGFLLGPILGGILFDIVHESPYLLAGLVCVLALIILPDPVKARANPSPDPA; translated from the coding sequence ATGTCTCGACGAGAATGGCCTCTCCTATTCGCAATCTTCTTGGACCTTGTCGGGTTTGGGATGGCCTTTCCAGACATTCAACTGCGCGCCGAGCAGTTTGGACAAGAGCAAGGAGTTCGTGAGCCGATCCTCGGAATGATGATTGGCTTAGTTCTGGCGAGTTACTTTGGTGCCCAGATACTGGCCTCACCACGATGGGGCGTCCTCAGTGATCGGATAGGGCGTAAGCCAGTGCTTATCATCTGCACGGCGTTTTCTGCGCTCTCGATGCTTGTCTATGCTTTTGCTGGCTCGATCTGGATCATTCTGCTCAGCCGAGTTTTTGCCGGACTTGCCGCGGCAAACGTTGTGGTAGGGCAGGCTTACATCGCCGACGTCACCCCGGAAAAGGGGCGCGCCGCTGCTATGGGGCGTGTGGGGGCTGCAATTTCGGCTGGACTGATTGTTGGACCGGCGGTTGGTGGTTTTCTCGCTCATCTTGGCGGCAACTATCTAATGGGGTTAGTTGCCGCGAGTGCATCGACGCTGAGTCTCCTATGGATCTGGCTAGGCGTCCCCGGGCACAAGCCGACAGAAGAGCGAAGACCAGGCAAGAACCCGGTCATTGACCTTCGGCTTCTAAAAGAATTCCCCTCTCTCAAGGGCTTCATCGGTGTCATTGCCGTGAGCTGGTTTGCACTTGCGTGCTTGGAAGGGACATTTGGGCGCTTGATCAAAAGTAAGCTCGGTTATGGTCAGCAAGAGTTCGGCATCATTTTTAGTTATGAGGCACTGCTCGGCGTTGTTGTAAGTGGACTGCTGCTTGGCTGGATTACCAGACGTTTCCCGAACGAGCGTGGGCTGCTAAGGTGGGGGTTTCTTGTGCAAGGGTTGGGGCTTGGGTTGATGCCCTTTGCTAAAGAGATCGCGGGTGACTGGAGCAGTTTGCCTATCCCTGGCCCCTTTATGTATTTGCTCCTGACGAGCACGGTCTACGGTCTTGGCATCGCCATTACAGGGCCGATGATCAATTCGATATGCAGTCATCTCACCCCCGACAACAGGCAAGGAGAGCTTTTTGGGCTGATGCAGGCGACACGCTCGATTGGATTCCTTCTTGGGCCGATCTTGGGAGGGATTCTCTTTGACATCGTCCACGAATCGCCCTACCTGCTCGCGGGTTTGGTGTGTGTGTTGGCGCTGATCATTCTGCCTGACCCCGTTAAGGCGAGGGCCAACCCAAGTCCCGATCCCGCCTAA
- a CDS encoding UbiX family flavin prenyltransferase, translating to MSTGRLVVAVTGGSGAIYAQRFLQQVAECYEHIFLMLSAQAVQVAQTELRISIDKANFSTESWLGKEFPNITLCDDKDYFTPPASGSFQHDGMVIVPCSMGTIGRIANGISDNLISRSADVCLKEGRKLIVVPREMPWNLIMLRNLTQLAEAGGTVLPACPAWYTNPGSLEELADTVVARILQSLGLRQDLMKEWMGEVGIDD from the coding sequence ATGAGCACAGGTCGATTGGTGGTTGCAGTTACGGGCGGGAGTGGGGCGATTTATGCCCAACGGTTCTTGCAACAGGTTGCGGAGTGCTATGAGCATATCTTTCTGATGTTGAGCGCTCAGGCTGTACAGGTTGCTCAGACCGAGCTTCGTATCAGCATTGATAAGGCAAATTTCAGCACCGAATCATGGTTGGGTAAAGAGTTTCCAAATATCACGCTCTGCGATGACAAAGACTATTTCACACCCCCGGCAAGTGGCTCGTTCCAGCATGACGGCATGGTGATTGTGCCTTGTTCGATGGGAACGATCGGGCGGATTGCGAACGGGATCAGCGACAACCTGATCAGTCGGTCGGCAGATGTTTGCCTGAAGGAGGGCAGGAAGCTGATTGTGGTGCCGAGGGAGATGCCCTGGAACCTGATTATGCTGCGCAACCTCACCCAGCTTGCCGAGGCGGGCGGAACGGTGCTGCCGGCTTGTCCGGCTTGGTACACGAATCCGGGGTCGCTGGAGGAGTTGGCCGATACGGTGGTCGCGCGGATTCTTCAATCCTTGGGATTGAGGCAGGATTTGATGAAGGAGTGGATGGGGGAAGTAGGGATTGATGATTGA
- a CDS encoding TIGR01777 family oxidoreductase produces the protein MSEEVSKGKIVIAGATGFLGRAIAKHLHASGYEVVALSRKYKPVAGAREVRWDGKTVGEWASELEGAAAVINLSGAPVAKRWTLAYRELIVSSRVDPTRAIGEAILACKTSPPVWINASAVGIYGDAGDQLQNEDSRLGDDFLAMTTIAWEKAATDFSLPATRLVQPRIGVVLGEGGGAFDLLLKLTRWFLGGHLGDGKQWLSWIHIDDLTGIVLWSLENPEIHGPINTVAPAPERNRDFMFELRRAARRPWSPPVPWFAVRLLEKLGGPTTEPAVASTRASAEKALQAGYRFQFPTLRQALEQLI, from the coding sequence ATGTCCGAAGAGGTTTCCAAAGGCAAAATCGTGATCGCCGGTGCAACCGGTTTTCTGGGTCGTGCTATTGCGAAACACCTACACGCATCTGGCTACGAAGTTGTCGCGCTAAGCCGTAAATATAAGCCCGTTGCGGGAGCGCGTGAGGTCCGCTGGGATGGCAAGACCGTCGGCGAATGGGCGAGCGAACTTGAAGGAGCCGCCGCCGTCATCAATCTCTCCGGCGCGCCCGTCGCCAAGCGCTGGACTCTCGCTTATCGAGAATTGATCGTCAGTTCGCGCGTAGACCCAACCCGCGCGATCGGCGAAGCCATTCTGGCCTGTAAGACCTCGCCGCCTGTGTGGATCAACGCCAGTGCTGTCGGCATCTACGGAGACGCAGGAGACCAGCTTCAGAACGAAGACTCAAGGCTCGGCGACGACTTTCTGGCGATGACCACCATCGCCTGGGAAAAGGCCGCCACCGATTTCTCGCTCCCTGCGACGCGGCTCGTCCAGCCCCGCATTGGCGTGGTCCTCGGCGAAGGTGGAGGCGCTTTCGACCTCCTCCTCAAGCTGACCCGATGGTTCCTCGGCGGACACCTCGGCGACGGCAAGCAGTGGCTCAGCTGGATTCACATCGACGACCTGACCGGCATCGTCCTTTGGTCGTTGGAGAATCCTGAGATTCATGGCCCGATCAACACTGTCGCCCCCGCCCCGGAACGCAACCGCGACTTCATGTTTGAGCTTCGGCGCGCCGCCAGAAGGCCGTGGTCTCCTCCGGTGCCTTGGTTTGCCGTTCGGCTTTTGGAAAAGCTGGGCGGACCGACTACAGAGCCAGCGGTTGCCAGCACTCGCGCCAGCGCAGAAAAGGCCCTCCAAGCAGGCTACAGGTTCCAGTTCCCAACGCTTAGGCAGGCGTTGGAGCAACTCATTTAG
- a CDS encoding ATP-grasp domain-containing protein — translation MKALVYCMEGWLGIAHMPRLLKNLGWEVHVSSPIGTHISRTRYKDRFLPQGIRKPDPGPIAQFGLVLADSRPDFIIPGDDSSTSLLHVYYELGVQNKAPQWELDVIRRSCGNPEFYAKLELKRAQMEIADRVGIPAPAWRPANLALDALQFAEEHGYPVVLKTDIGTGGRGVKFCYSEDDIIREVKTLNGTWNVCEFAKGKSISSAFIAYEGELLEAFIFDRVRDNRGKTTVAEIIHQPRLVEHIERFVNEVGYTGFGSMGFILDEKGVGRFMEVNSRATPVGMAASLLGIDLPGALTKALRGERVAPNSGITGKVVLFPQERERDPKLEGLEGVPEFMPTNDPELLRSFWQAIDTPMPPELAGVNLWEKPIPNPPTFDKANPKRLLLFCVDEYWYGAARLPAMFEKSGWEVDVCAPPTSLVAKSRFRNSFIPRPSPRQTNAFFELSEAIRESLPDVVVPGDDRTVRLLREYAVRAEREGASRWEIELLRRSIGAPSTFAGLEGKIRQMSIAARAGVQLPAWTSCTSVKDALAFTVEHGYPVVVKPDFGSGGVGVAICHSEEEIRRAVANISGAWCVSKYIAGPEQVFTLYAYEGRVIEGFTFLKERRNPELGPSTVGLIVDNPTLRRMAERYCIEVRYSGFAGFSAIVREDGEAFFVEFNCRPVPMHAAISQLGLNFGEVLMAGLKGQPFRQEVPAGERIALFPQERLRDPSLQGLEGVLEDIPEDDPELMEALWSRLKPKLTVHS, via the coding sequence ATGAAAGCCCTCGTTTACTGCATGGAAGGTTGGCTGGGCATCGCGCACATGCCGAGATTGCTCAAGAACTTGGGCTGGGAGGTTCACGTATCCAGCCCGATTGGTACGCATATCTCCCGCACCCGCTACAAGGATCGTTTTCTGCCGCAAGGAATCAGAAAGCCTGACCCGGGTCCCATCGCTCAGTTTGGCCTCGTGCTTGCCGATTCCCGACCCGACTTCATCATCCCCGGCGACGATTCTTCGACTTCGCTGCTTCACGTCTACTACGAGCTTGGAGTTCAGAACAAAGCTCCCCAGTGGGAGCTCGACGTGATCCGTCGGTCCTGCGGAAACCCTGAATTCTACGCCAAGCTTGAGCTCAAGAGAGCCCAAATGGAGATTGCCGACAGGGTCGGCATTCCTGCACCGGCGTGGCGGCCCGCAAACCTTGCCCTCGATGCCCTCCAATTTGCCGAAGAACACGGATACCCCGTGGTGCTCAAAACTGACATCGGAACAGGCGGCAGAGGCGTCAAGTTCTGTTACAGCGAAGACGACATCATCCGAGAAGTGAAGACCCTCAATGGGACTTGGAACGTTTGCGAATTCGCTAAAGGCAAGTCCATCTCCTCCGCCTTCATCGCTTATGAAGGGGAGTTGCTTGAGGCCTTCATCTTCGACCGTGTCCGTGACAATCGCGGCAAGACCACGGTCGCGGAGATCATCCACCAGCCCCGATTGGTCGAGCATATCGAACGATTTGTGAATGAGGTTGGCTATACGGGATTTGGCTCGATGGGCTTCATCCTGGACGAGAAAGGGGTCGGACGCTTCATGGAGGTCAACAGCCGGGCGACTCCCGTCGGCATGGCGGCGAGTCTCCTCGGAATAGACCTGCCAGGTGCGCTGACGAAAGCGCTTCGGGGTGAGCGCGTCGCCCCGAACAGTGGAATCACCGGCAAGGTCGTGCTCTTTCCCCAAGAGCGCGAGCGAGACCCCAAGCTTGAAGGACTTGAGGGTGTTCCCGAGTTTATGCCAACGAACGATCCCGAATTGCTCCGCTCGTTTTGGCAGGCCATCGACACGCCCATGCCGCCGGAGCTTGCCGGTGTCAATCTATGGGAGAAGCCGATCCCCAATCCCCCCACATTCGACAAGGCGAACCCGAAGAGGCTTCTGCTCTTCTGCGTCGATGAATATTGGTATGGGGCCGCGCGTCTGCCTGCGATGTTTGAAAAATCCGGGTGGGAGGTTGATGTCTGCGCTCCGCCCACGTCGCTGGTGGCAAAGAGCCGCTTCCGGAATAGCTTTATCCCCAGGCCATCGCCCAGACAGACTAACGCCTTCTTTGAGCTGAGCGAAGCAATCCGCGAGTCTTTGCCGGATGTGGTGGTCCCCGGTGATGACCGCACCGTCCGGCTGCTTCGCGAGTATGCTGTGCGCGCTGAGAGAGAAGGGGCATCGCGCTGGGAGATCGAGCTGCTCCGCCGATCAATCGGCGCTCCCAGCACCTTCGCGGGCCTCGAAGGGAAGATTCGCCAGATGTCTATTGCCGCCAGGGCGGGCGTGCAGCTCCCGGCTTGGACAAGCTGCACCAGCGTGAAAGATGCGTTGGCCTTCACGGTTGAGCACGGCTACCCGGTAGTGGTCAAGCCAGACTTCGGCAGTGGCGGCGTAGGCGTTGCCATCTGCCATTCCGAAGAAGAGATCAGGCGGGCTGTTGCCAACATCTCCGGTGCATGGTGCGTGTCCAAATACATCGCCGGGCCGGAGCAGGTCTTCACGCTCTACGCCTACGAAGGCCGGGTCATCGAAGGTTTCACCTTCCTCAAGGAGCGTCGCAACCCCGAGCTTGGGCCCTCTACCGTTGGCTTAATTGTCGACAATCCAACGCTACGACGGATGGCGGAGCGGTATTGCATCGAGGTCCGCTACTCCGGCTTTGCGGGATTCAGCGCGATCGTGCGGGAAGATGGCGAAGCGTTCTTCGTGGAGTTTAACTGCCGTCCCGTGCCTATGCACGCCGCCATCAGCCAGCTTGGGCTGAATTTTGGCGAGGTTCTCATGGCGGGGCTGAAAGGTCAGCCCTTCCGTCAGGAGGTCCCGGCCGGCGAGAGAATCGCCCTTTTCCCCCAAGAGCGGCTGCGCGATCCCAGCCTGCAAGGGCTGGAGGGCGTCCTCGAAGACATCCCCGAAGACGATCCCGAACTGATGGAAGCCCTCTGGTCACGGCTGAAGCCCAAGCTGACGGTTCACTCGTAG
- a CDS encoding rhodanese-related sulfurtransferase, translated as MVVISFYKFVSLDDCPILKNRLQQLCIERNLRGTILLAHEGINAMLAGDRESVDGFLADLQADARFEGLDVKESMHDEIPFKRIKVKIKPEIITFGEPDADPSIQVGTYVEPEDWNRLIESSDVKLVDTRNRYEVHMGTFKGALDPQTRTFTQFKKYVEESLDPTKDRKVAMFCTGGIRCEKASAYLLSRGFEEVYHLRGGILRYLEVVPTEESLFEGACFVFDERRGVDHGLEAATDAEDISADMS; from the coding sequence ATGGTTGTTATCAGTTTTTACAAGTTCGTTTCGCTGGATGACTGCCCGATTCTCAAAAATCGGTTGCAACAACTCTGCATAGAACGAAACCTGCGAGGGACAATCCTTCTCGCTCATGAAGGGATTAACGCGATGCTTGCCGGAGATCGGGAGTCGGTAGACGGCTTTTTGGCGGACCTGCAGGCGGATGCACGCTTTGAGGGATTGGATGTCAAAGAGTCGATGCACGATGAGATTCCGTTTAAGCGAATCAAAGTGAAGATCAAACCGGAAATCATCACTTTTGGGGAGCCCGATGCCGACCCAAGCATCCAGGTTGGAACCTATGTTGAGCCTGAGGATTGGAACAGGCTTATCGAATCCAGCGACGTCAAGCTGGTTGACACACGAAACCGCTACGAGGTTCACATGGGCACGTTCAAAGGAGCGCTTGACCCACAGACCCGCACCTTCACGCAGTTCAAAAAGTACGTCGAAGAAAGCCTGGATCCGACAAAAGATCGCAAGGTGGCGATGTTCTGTACGGGCGGCATTCGGTGCGAAAAGGCGTCGGCGTATCTGCTCAGCAGAGGGTTCGAGGAGGTCTATCACCTCCGAGGTGGAATCCTTCGTTACCTGGAGGTTGTACCGACAGAGGAGAGCCTCTTTGAAGGCGCTTGCTTCGTTTTCGACGAGCGTCGCGGTGTCGACCACGGGCTTGAAGCCGCTACCGATGCTGAAGACATCTCTGCGGATATGAGCTGA